A section of the Deltaproteobacteria bacterium genome encodes:
- a CDS encoding DUF1329 domain-containing protein gives MRTCASEKRQRQRSFTGQVLIVLLLAAVPTWRAAAADGTQEKLGALFFPYRQGTPKAVGVTPGLKIDTTNVHLVKEVLPPELLDHVAAGEFSFTIQDTTDTPLRQEYIDATVRHYGKAVLGGEELQNYEAGLPFPLLDPQDPQVGLKGAWNYRYRDRGDSVQYWPTNEHRTGTGAVERSETFYIAMMFGPHSAGATAAGGRQTWERQGVYAKRYMRFVAPSDAEGRQVMSLTYENDLRSDDQWLYDPRTRRTRKVVYNPYEAPGNGQLLAEDTSGFNGYIHAYDWTYIGEKVVLAPSPIHSAEPTLGGKGNWYPTDPWELRKAIVLEAKSRESHPLYSRRLLYLDVQTYSNLYTFAYDLNGKHRRTFLQVYFHPQFNPWNNTVWLPQISAQLSIDYERERASIFQTHKVVYNEHLNENRWFSIMALMLHGK, from the coding sequence ATGAGGACATGCGCGAGCGAAAAAAGGCAGCGACAACGAAGCTTCACGGGCCAAGTGCTGATCGTGCTCCTCCTCGCGGCGGTGCCAACCTGGAGAGCTGCGGCGGCTGACGGTACGCAAGAAAAACTCGGGGCCCTCTTTTTCCCCTATCGGCAAGGGACGCCTAAGGCGGTCGGCGTGACTCCAGGCTTGAAGATCGACACAACCAATGTCCACCTCGTGAAGGAGGTACTGCCGCCGGAGCTGCTTGACCACGTCGCGGCTGGAGAATTTTCTTTTACCATTCAGGACACCACGGATACGCCGCTCCGCCAGGAGTACATTGACGCCACCGTGCGGCACTATGGAAAAGCCGTGCTGGGCGGAGAGGAATTGCAAAACTACGAAGCCGGGTTGCCGTTTCCGCTGCTCGATCCGCAGGACCCGCAAGTCGGACTCAAAGGAGCGTGGAATTATCGCTATCGCGACCGTGGCGATAGCGTGCAGTACTGGCCAACCAACGAACACCGCACGGGAACTGGAGCGGTCGAGCGCTCGGAGACGTTTTATATTGCCATGATGTTTGGACCGCACAGCGCGGGCGCGACGGCGGCTGGTGGACGGCAAACCTGGGAACGGCAAGGCGTCTATGCGAAGCGCTATATGCGCTTTGTCGCGCCGTCGGACGCCGAGGGACGACAGGTTATGAGCCTGACCTACGAGAACGACCTGCGCTCGGACGATCAGTGGCTGTACGATCCCCGAACCCGCCGCACACGCAAGGTGGTGTACAACCCGTACGAAGCGCCGGGCAACGGACAACTGCTAGCAGAAGACACGTCGGGGTTTAACGGCTACATCCACGCCTATGACTGGACCTACATTGGGGAAAAAGTCGTCCTTGCTCCAAGTCCGATTCATTCCGCCGAGCCAACGCTGGGCGGAAAAGGCAACTGGTATCCGACGGACCCCTGGGAGCTGCGTAAAGCCATTGTCCTCGAAGCCAAGTCGCGCGAGTCGCATCCGCTCTATAGTCGTCGTTTGCTGTACCTGGACGTGCAAACCTATTCCAACCTGTACACCTTCGCTTACGATCTGAACGGCAAGCATCGCCGTACTTTTCTCCAGGTCTATTTTCATCCGCAGTTTAACCCCTGGAACAACACCGTCTGGTTGCCGCAAATCTCGGCGCAGTTATCGATCGATTACGAGCGCGAGCGCGCCTCTATCTTTCAGACCCATAAAGTTGTCTACAACGAGCATCTGAACGAGAATCGCTGGTTTAGCATCATGGCGCTAATGCTGCACGGCAAATAA
- a CDS encoding heme-binding protein, protein MALTLELAERFLAAAKAKAQKEGWGMSLAVVDTAGNAVALARMDSARWMTASVAQSKAFTAASFRRSSREVAELAQSRPALLGSIGEIIGRPLLLAGGGLPLIVGGELIGGVGASGGTEDQDIECAKAGLAAIGGE, encoded by the coding sequence ATGGCATTGACACTCGAACTGGCGGAACGTTTCCTGGCGGCAGCCAAGGCAAAAGCGCAAAAAGAAGGCTGGGGCATGAGCCTAGCGGTCGTCGACACGGCAGGGAACGCCGTCGCGTTGGCGCGGATGGACAGCGCTCGCTGGATGACTGCCAGCGTGGCCCAGAGCAAAGCCTTTACCGCCGCGTCATTCCGGCGCTCGTCGCGCGAAGTGGCGGAACTGGCACAGAGTCGGCCTGCGTTGCTGGGCAGCATTGGCGAGATCATCGGACGCCCATTGCTCTTGGCCGGTGGTGGGTTGCCTCTGATTGTCGGCGGCGAACTCATCGGCGGCGTCGGTGCCAGTGGCGGCACGGAAGACCAAGACATCGAATGTGCGAAGGCCGGGCTCGCGGCAATCGGTGGCGAGTAA
- a CDS encoding tetratricopeptide repeat protein: MNAENTWEAENDQAARLYQRGQYGAAELMFRSALQKAEKFGASDTRVAIVLNNLANLCHNQRNLTEAEAFYLRALAIRQEAYGPQHPWVAQSLNNIAALYRELGKLQEAEAFSLRAVAIAEALMGPHHWRITNCLNNLAAVYMAQARYSESEVCFQRTLAIRQRFFGAGDPTVATTLCGLAELAMAQGKHAEAEPLFQRALTIRETELGAHHPGVAVLLEKYAGLLRQTEREAEAGAYETRAQAIRVQSQAHAGEGGERE; this comes from the coding sequence ATGAATGCCGAGAACACCTGGGAAGCGGAAAATGACCAAGCTGCCCGCCTGTATCAGCGCGGCCAATACGGAGCTGCGGAACTCATGTTCCGGTCGGCGCTACAAAAGGCGGAGAAGTTCGGTGCGTCAGACACTCGTGTGGCCATCGTCCTGAATAATCTCGCCAACCTCTGTCACAACCAACGTAATCTGACCGAGGCCGAAGCCTTTTATCTGCGCGCCTTGGCGATCCGGCAAGAGGCGTACGGCCCTCAGCACCCATGGGTGGCGCAAAGCCTCAACAACATTGCTGCGCTCTACCGCGAACTGGGGAAACTGCAAGAAGCAGAAGCGTTTTCACTGCGGGCGGTGGCGATTGCCGAAGCGTTGATGGGACCACACCACTGGCGCATCACCAACTGTCTGAACAATCTCGCTGCCGTCTACATGGCGCAAGCACGTTACAGCGAATCGGAAGTGTGCTTCCAACGTACCCTGGCCATCCGGCAGCGCTTTTTCGGAGCCGGCGATCCTACCGTGGCCACCACGTTGTGTGGGCTAGCCGAACTTGCGATGGCTCAGGGGAAACATGCCGAGGCCGAGCCGCTCTTCCAACGTGCACTCACCATACGGGAAACCGAACTCGGCGCGCACCATCCCGGCGTGGCGGTCCTGTTGGAGAAATACGCGGGGTTGTTACGCCAGACGGAACGTGAAGCCGAGGCCGGAGCGTACGAAACCCGCGCCCAGGCTATTCGCGTCCAATCGCAGGCGCACGCTGGCGAAGGCGGAGAAAGGGAGTAG
- a CDS encoding SDR family NAD(P)-dependent oxidoreductase, with translation MKEIRFDGRVAVITGAGNGLGRSHALFFASRGAKVVVNDLGGTVAGTGGSHTAADAVVNEIVAAGGRAVANYDSVATEEGGRNIVKTALDAFGTVDILVNNAGNVRDKTLAKMDLADFRALVDVHLMGAVYCTHAAWPTMREKNFGRIVMTTSGAGLYGNHGHTNYGAAKMALIGFMNALKEEGRKHNITVHAIAPIASTRMTATVTAPKVARLIKPEFVTAAVAWMCAPENEETGHIIEAGAGYYAKVEVREAQGAVFGTDAIPTPEQIRDRYSEISDMSQAAPYLNASDVLRKIFRLVAPRE, from the coding sequence ATGAAAGAAATTCGCTTTGACGGACGGGTCGCGGTCATTACTGGCGCGGGCAACGGCTTGGGACGCAGTCATGCGTTGTTTTTCGCGTCACGTGGTGCCAAGGTCGTGGTCAACGATCTGGGTGGGACAGTCGCCGGCACCGGCGGATCGCACACAGCCGCCGACGCGGTTGTCAACGAGATCGTCGCTGCCGGTGGGCGTGCCGTTGCCAACTACGACTCGGTCGCCACGGAAGAAGGCGGACGTAATATCGTCAAAACCGCACTCGACGCTTTCGGCACCGTGGACATTCTAGTCAACAATGCGGGCAACGTGCGCGACAAGACCTTGGCGAAAATGGATCTGGCTGACTTTCGCGCCTTGGTCGATGTGCACCTGATGGGCGCGGTGTACTGCACCCATGCCGCTTGGCCGACGATGCGGGAGAAGAATTTCGGCCGTATCGTTATGACCACCTCCGGTGCAGGTCTCTACGGCAACCATGGGCATACGAACTATGGCGCGGCCAAAATGGCGCTCATCGGCTTCATGAATGCGCTCAAGGAAGAAGGGCGCAAACACAACATCACCGTCCACGCTATTGCGCCGATCGCTTCGACCCGCATGACCGCGACCGTGACCGCCCCGAAAGTCGCGCGACTGATCAAGCCGGAATTCGTAACGGCTGCGGTCGCGTGGATGTGCGCACCGGAGAATGAAGAGACCGGGCATATCATCGAAGCCGGAGCAGGTTATTACGCCAAGGTCGAAGTCCGGGAAGCGCAAGGAGCGGTGTTCGGCACGGACGCGATTCCTACACCCGAACAGATTCGCGACCGATATAGCGAAATCTCGGACATGAGCCAGGCAGCCCCGTATCTGAACGCCTCGGATGTGCTGCGCAAGATTTTTCGCTTGGTCGCGCCTCGGGAGTAA
- a CDS encoding VOC family protein: MIQGIHHVAISTGDMEQALRFYRDLIGFEELWSSAWEMGTETVDQIVGLKDSSARMAMLRLGNACVELFQYHTPQPKLGDPNRPVCDHGITHLCLQVKDIDAEYVRLKAAGMVFHCPPQAGGRGLRATYGRDPDGNVVELLEVSDWAEMSVVQGS, translated from the coding sequence ATGATTCAAGGGATTCATCACGTGGCCATTTCGACTGGAGACATGGAGCAGGCGTTACGATTTTACCGGGACTTAATCGGATTCGAGGAGCTGTGGTCTTCCGCCTGGGAGATGGGGACCGAGACGGTGGATCAAATTGTGGGACTCAAGGATTCGTCGGCGCGCATGGCGATGCTGAGGCTGGGCAACGCCTGCGTGGAGCTGTTTCAATACCACACGCCGCAGCCCAAACTAGGCGACCCGAACCGGCCGGTGTGCGACCACGGAATCACCCACCTCTGCCTCCAGGTAAAGGACATCGACGCGGAATACGTGCGCTTGAAAGCGGCAGGGATGGTGTTTCATTGCCCGCCACAGGCCGGAGGGCGCGGGCTGCGAGCGACCTATGGGCGCGACCCGGACGGGAACGTCGTGGAACTGCTCGAGGTGTCGGATTGGGCAGAGATGTCCGTTGTGCAAGGGAGCTAA